In Hoplias malabaricus isolate fHopMal1 chromosome 18, fHopMal1.hap1, whole genome shotgun sequence, the genomic window TCCCTGACCAGCCCTATGACCATCACAGCCCTGACCACCCCCATGACCATCACATCCCTGACCACCCCCATGACCATCACATCCCTGACCACCCCCATGACCATCACAGCCCTGACCAGCCCTATGACCATCACAGCCCTGACCAGCCCTATGACCATCACATCCCTGACCACCCCCATGACCATCACAGCTCTGACCACCCCTATGACCATCACAGCCCTGACCAGCCCTATGACCATCACATCCCTGACCACCCCCATGACCATCACAGCCCTGACCACCCCCATGACCATCACAGCTCTGACCACCCCCATGACCATCACAGCCCTGACCACCCCCATGACCATCACAGCCCTGACCAGCCCTATGACCATCACATCCCTGACCACCCCCATGACCATCACAGCTCTGACCACCCCTATGACCATCACAGCCCTGACCAGCCCTATGACCATCACATCCCTGACCACCCCCATGACCATCACAGCCCTGACCACCCCCATGACCATCACAGCTCTGACCACCCCCATGACCATCACAGCCCTGACCACCCCCATGACCATCACAGCCCTGACCAGCCCCATGACCATCACAGCCCTGACCACCCCCATGACCATCACAGCCCTGACCACCCCCATGACCATCACAGCTCTGACCACCCCCATGACCATCACATCCCTGACCAGCCCTATGACCATCACAGCTCTGACCACCCCTATGACCATCACAGCCCTGACCACCCCCATGACCATCACAGCCCTGACCACCCCCATGACCATCACATCCCTGACCACCCCCATGACCATCACAGCCCTGACCAGCCCTATGACCATCACAGCTCTGACCACCCCTATGACCATCACAGCCCTGACCAGCCCTATGACCATCACATCCCTGACCACCCCTATGACCATCACATCCCTGACCAGCCCTATGACCATCACATCCCTGACCAGCCCTATGACCATCACATCCCTGACCACCCCCATGACCATCACATCCCTGACCAGCCCTATGACCATCACAGCTCTGACCACCCCCATGACCATCACAGCTCTGACCACCCCCATGACCATCACAGCCCTGACCACCCCTATGACCATCACATCCCTGACCAGCCCTATGACAATCACAGCTCTGACCACCCCCATGACCATCACAGCCCTGACCACCCCCATGACCATCACATCCCTGACCACCCCCATGACCATCACATCCCTG contains:
- the LOC136674495 gene encoding mucin-2-like, coding for MTITALTTPMTIPALTTPMTITSLTTPMTITSLTTPMTITALTSPMTITSLTSPMTITALTTPMTITALTTPMTITSLTSPMTIISLTSPMTITSLTTPMTITSLTSPMTITALTTPMTITALTTPMTITSLTSPMTITALTTPMTITSLTTPMTITSLTTPMTITALTSPMTITALTSPMTITSLTTPMTITALTTPMTITALTSPMTITSLTTPMTITALTTPMTITALTTPMTITALTTPMTITALTSPMTITSLTTPMTITALTTPMTITALTSPMTITSLTTPMTITALTTPMTITALTTPMTITALTTPMTITALTSPMTITALTTPMTITALTTPMTITALTTPMTITSLTSPMTITALTTPMTITALTTPMTITALTTPMTITSLTTPMTITALTSPMTITALTTPMTITALTSPMTITSLTTPMTITSLTSPMTITSLTSPMTITSLTTPMTITSLTSPMTITALTTPMTITALTTPMTITALTTPMTITSLTSPMTITALTTPMTITALTTPMTITSLTTPMTITSLTTPMTITALTSPMTITALTTPMTITALTTPMTITALTSPMTITSLTTPMTITALTTPMTITALTTPMTITALTTPMTITALTSPMTITSLTTPMTITALTTPMTITALTTPMTITALTTPMTNTALTTPMTITV